The Micropterus dolomieu isolate WLL.071019.BEF.003 ecotype Adirondacks linkage group LG22, ASM2129224v1, whole genome shotgun sequence genome contains a region encoding:
- the cfdp1 gene encoding craniofacial development protein 1, whose amino-acid sequence MMNYSDYDSDGYSSNEDADYVPSDDNLSEDDINECEKEDPLHGDDDVPHPDNVSKKKRKKKDISMRKRKKGVLKVDQEETCGGGAEEGQPPQEEVAKPAEVQKDDDDRQKKKSDDLWASFLSDVGSRPKDSAPASQSNTTQKDDSSVLKVAPLSTETKASEPAKVTITKVFDFAGEEVRVNQEVSADSREAKSYLKSQSTKPEENGDEEKRSSASQAHLPGPSAKRPAGMTSLLSRIGGKKPKMSTLEKSKMDWDAFKSEEGITEELAIHNRGREGYVERKNFLERVDHRQFEIEKAVRLSNMKQ is encoded by the exons ATGATGAACTATTCTGACTACGACTCTGATGGATACTCGTCTAATGAAGATGCAGACTACGTCCCATCAG ATGATAACCTCAGCGAGGATGACATTAATGAGTGCGAAAAGGAAGACCCTCTGCACGGGGATGATGATGTGCCGCATCCTGACAATGTTagcaagaagaagaggaagaaaaaggacatCAGTATGAG aaagaggaagaaaggagtACTGAAGGTAGACCAGGAAGAGACGTGTGGAGGCGGAGCGGAGGAGGGACAGCCTCCACAGGAAGAGGTGGCAAAACCCGCTGAGGTACAGAAGGATGATGAtgacagacagaagaagaaatcaGATGACCTCTGGGCGAGTTTCCTGTCTGATGTTGGATCCAGGCCCAAAGACTCAGCACCCGCCTCACAATCAAATACCACACAGAAG GATGATTCCTCAGTATTGAAGGTTGCACCTTTGAGTACAGAAACAAAAGCCTCAGAACCTGCTAAAGTCACCATCACTAAAGTTTTTGACTTCGCTGGAGAAGAAGTTAG ggTGAATCAAGAGGTGTCAGCAGACTCCAGAGAAGCTAAGAGTTATCTGAAGAGCCAGAGCACCAAACCGGAGGAGAATGGTGACGAAGAGAAGAGGTCATCGGCCAGCCAAGCGCATCTTCCTGGCCCCAG CGCCAAGCGGCCGGCTGGCATGACGAGCCTCCTGAGTCGTATCGGGGGGAAAAAACCCAAGATGAGCACACTGGAAAAATCTAAGATGGACTGGGACGCTTTTAAATCAGAGGAGGGCATCACTGAGGAGCTGGCCATTCACAACCGAGGCAGAGAGGG gtaTGTGGAGAGGAAGAACTTCTTGGAGCGCGTCGACCACCGGCAGTTTGAGATAGAAAAAGCTGTGCGACTGAGTAACATGAAACAGTGA